The window ATAAGCTCTCTTGcttggctgaattttctggaatgtTTTGGGACATTTTTGTGCTGAAAAATGAGGTTTTTGCCCCATATATAGGTGCTAAAGCCGGttcactgtagcagcactgtagcagcgctgtttctgctctgtcagctgaatttgtgatgtctataattctctactccgacgtcgtatcgatgagcggtttattgcgttggaaactagactcaacgaacttcattttaagaTTTTGAAACAcattaaaactcctaatatagtatgagatatgcccctccaaagttgactaaaaatctacccaacatttctcaaattttcgtcaaacttattttcttcaatttgcttgatctcgaaatcttccgaaactctccatacatgatatttatcatttattatacttgataatgtccatgttcttgtgtttcaaaatagtctttcccgattacgacttacgagaacgtaattcatcctttacttcattgttacatacttcccatggcttgtaccttccaaaacatcatgggacgtctccgatactccattactacggtgatgtatgtggcatgctcatgctctgaaagtgcggggtgtaacaatgTTAATAGACAAAAACTATAAACAAGTTTGAGAAATattttataaattacattacaaataaatatatacctttatgtataattttttttataaattgtatacatgtaatgtcggattggtttggttcgatttgactttgactttttttagtttaaatcaaaccaaaccaattatggtcgggtttgtTTTCAAACATCAAACTAAATCACTAGTCGGGTTCTCTTTTGGTCTGACTCGGAttgtcggtttggtgcggtttgtcggttttctTTATACACACCAACTTTAGGGATCATTTGGTTGGGGAACAAGTTATCCAAGATTAATTTATTcggggattagttatcccggaatTAGTATCCCATCCCCCACAGGGATAAACATAACACTACAATCTCATGATAACTAATTCAAGAATTAATAATACCGGATTTTATGCCAACCAAACGTGGAATAAACTCATTTCAAATTTAATTCCGAAGTTATTTATCTCTTATCCGTCGTGCAAGACAAGGATTTATAATTCATCTTGAATATTGCGTTTCCAATTCCTAATCCAGCAAgtggagaaaaaaagaaaaaaaatactacTCCACTAAGAGCACAAGCAAATCCCACACGTAACAAGCTACAGTGAATTCGGACAAAGTAAATTTTTGAGAAAGATAGTATCATTTGGATTCAAGAAAACTATCAGTCCAACTTGCTCAGCCCCACCAAAGAGAAAAATGAAAAGTAGAAAAACTAAGTGTCCTGCATGACCCTAGGCACTTTAGGTTGCTTTGCACAATATGCAGGACTCAAGTCAACAGAAAACTAGTACAGAGAGAATATTTAACCAAGAAATTAATGCAGTCCTTTTAACCAAGAAATTAATGCAGTCCTTATAACCCACCTCACACGTAAAAGATTAATCTTGGACTGAAATGTCTGAAGTAGGACCTCACTAAAAAACATTGGTGGTGCTGTCTCGATCTTTTTAAAAATCAAGTGGATCACGATATAGTCCTTGGTGGGTTCCAATTCCTAACCACCATTGTTTATCACGATAGTCCTCTGCACGCATCCTAGCATCGTTGATATATCCTGAGCAGTCACCTGCGAGTATTTTGCCATACAGAATGATTACACCACGATGGAATTGATAAGCACAACCAATTCATTGTGTTGAATTCAGTTCACAGCACAATCCTTTTTGGGATCTTTTCATTTTGGCCCATCGGCCCAAATAATTTACGGCTCGTTAGCTAGATATATAAAACATATACATTGAttatgtatgttatatatatggcgGATGCAGGATTTTATGCAAGCTGGTTCATTTTGAGACTAAGACTGAACCACAACGATGACCATTCGTAAGAGCGCTAGTCAGAGACGAATCTAGGATTTGGAGGTTCCGGTGCCACGTACTAGGGTAAACGGGCCAGGATGTtgaatttgtggtctaaaataaaccttaaatatttgtgtgactataaattattttattaagggtaaaaagggaattaaagttaagttgtttctaattataAAAACGTGACATATTTTTggaacaaactaaaaagaaaagtgtgtaaCATCAATTGGGACAGAGAGTAATTGCTAATGAAAAAGGGGAggcaaatgttcaagaaaaaaagaTGTAAACAGTGAAGACAAAAGTCCACCAAGAAATGGAATTATGAAACTATGCCTGAGTAATGtagaagccttttttttttttctataactcGTACAAAGAGTTATAGAAAGCAAAATGATGGAATCCGGTTTCGAACCCCAAACGTCAACTAAATTGAACCCGCTTGAACCACTGTGCCACAATCCTCAGTTTGGCGAGAGGGTTCAATCTTTATTTAGTTATGTATTTTTTGTTTTCCAGAGGTATTCACACATACAAAAATGTAAAATATTTCGATAAAGCGGGTTCAATTGAATCTGCTTGCAATCACGTAGGTCCACCCCTGTTATATGTATACAACAAAGAGTCCAATGAAAGGCACCACAAAGAAATGGAATAAGCAACTAATAAAATTCATGGCAGCTccacttttgatttttcaaaagAACAAGACAGCACCACCAACTTTTTCTTGTGAGGTCCTACTTAAGACATTTCAGTCCAAAAAATTGATTAATCTTTTACGCGAGGGGTGGGTTAGGAGTAAGGACAGGATATTAATTTCTTGGTTAAATTTCCCCTGTGTACTAGTTCCTCCacctcaaattatttgtcgtgttttttaaaaatagttatatcaaattatttatcgttatAAACATTCTCGATTATCACAATTTGAAGAAGCTGATCTGTTGAGACAATTCAGCCCATCCTATGCACTCAAGGTAGAGGGTCAGGGTGAACTTAGGCTGAATAATGATTTGATCAATTAAATTACCTGAATTTAGCACGTAGACGTCTCCACAAAATTGTGAAAGTGCTTAAAGACTAAACAGATTCAACaaagaaatatttaaattttcaattcTCGGCGAAAGAAATAGTGATAACTATCTGAGGTATACAAGGGATATGTTTATAAACACTAACTGGAAATAGATGAAGTGGTATGAAAGTGTCTTTTTCATCAAAATTATTAAATAAACATCCAAAAGGCTTCTGAATTGCAGATTGAGTACAAATTTAAGTGTTCTTCTTCTCTGAAATGTTGGTCGTAATTCCTAACTCCAAATTCTGGAAATCCGAGTTAAAAGCATTCAATAACATACTGACACCGATGCCAGCATGCTTCCCTTGCTGGATTGCAGTAACAAGTGCAAAGACGAGCAATCTTTCATCAAAATAACAATCGCACAAAATAATTTTTCTCAACAATAATTCAGGTATTTTGGATTAAGTTCTAAGTTATAATGAATAACCAGAGGTTCTATGACGGGATCCGGTTACTGCAATCTGTTTACCTTAAGGAAAATCCACAACTGAAATAACATGTGAGCTGGATCTGCTGGAATATAAAACTAGATACAAAAGACATCACCAAATGTGAAAAATATATATAGTGTTTGTTGCAAAGGCACTAGGCATTTTCACTTCATGTTTGGGTACAATGATTGTGCTTTAAAATATTTGCAGTTGCTCTGTTCTTTGCTTAATACTCTGTTATCTATCACGTGCCAATAGTAATAATTTTATCCTATATAAATATGTTCATTGTCGTAACTAGTCCAAAGTTCTACATAATTGTGGCTTATGTCTAATAAATGCATCATAAGATATTGGACAACTCGCCATGCACCAACGAACTTGATTGCTTGAAACAGAATTTGTTGAGAAAACATAGAATTTGTTGTAAGATCACATAAATTCTCAGTGATACTGATTAGATGAGCTGATAGCGCATAGATATCTGATATTTTGATCTGAGTATAGCTTTGCTACTGCATTTCCTCAATAACAAAAGTTTCAGCAAGTATTAGTATTTGTTAATCATTCTTTCTGAACAAAATCAGAATAAAGGAAAAGAGCTAGCTTGTCTAGAAGAagcctttcttcttctttttagaaAGAGCCGCATAAAAACTGGACAAGAAATTAAGCTTTGGCAGCTGCTAGAACAATAAAGACAAGTGATGTGGGATAATGGTAGAAATCGCTTGTATATTATTCCACACCGAGAAGAGGGATGTGTACCTCCCGCAACAActttacttattttctttattgaaGGATTGACTCAATCGCTTTCTTCCTTCAATTAAAAAGGGGCTAATGGAAACTCAGGAGTTTCACTCAGAGCTATTAAGCTCTTTGGGGTGACAGCTAAAAAAACATGATAAACATATCATTTTCAATAGGCACTAAGTCCATGTAGAGGAACATACATAAAGCAAAGAAAAAACAAAGTGAACAGAATATTATGAACTCCTTCAAACAGAATGtaaaagatcaaacatcaaagtTTCTGGCCATACTTATCTTGACCTCCTTGGGATTTTATTCCGGCCACTCTTTTGGTGCtgacccaaaattctgaaaaGAAGTCTATCAACGAGCTCATTGTATCTTCGGCAATGCAAAAACAGCCAGATCACGATGCCAAAACCCACAGAAGATCCCAAGGCAAAACCTATATATTTCCCGTCAATTTCATCGTGTTCGGAATGGCTGTTAGGTTGTGACGATCCAGTCAATTTGGTTTCACTGCATGTTTTCTTTAAAGGAAAATCGCACAACCCTATGTTCCCTTCAAAGGAATCTGCTGAGAATGTCTGAAGTTGGTTGCCACTTGGAATCCTACCAGAAAGTTGATTAAAAGATAGGTTCAAGACAGAAAGGAATGTGAGACTCGCAAGCTCGTCTGGAATTCTCCCACTTAACTGGTTTACTGAGAAATCTAAGGATTCAAGCTGAGTCAACTTTCCAAGGGCCTTTGGTATGTTTCCTGTCAAAGCATTGTGTGAGAAGTTAAGAAGGTAAAGCAATTTGAGATCTCCCAATACCTCTGGTATCTCTCCTTGGAAGTTGTTGCACGAGAAATCAATGGATGTAAAAGCTTCAACAATATTCACAATCTCCACTAGCTGACCTTTGAGATTTAAAGTCACTGTATTATGATTGTAAAATGTCATGATGAAATCAACTTGCAAATGTTGGTGCCCCCACTTTGAATTGCTGCTCAAGATCATTCCTTTCCAGTTGGAGAAGTATTGTGGTAGCAGATCTCCACTAAAATTGTTGGAAGAAAGATCCACAATTTGAAGCTTTGACCATGTTTGATTATTAACTATAGGACACTGAAGATTCCCATGGAACCTGTTCAACCTCAAGACTATGACATGCAAACTGGATATTTTCTTCAACGTGCATGGGAATGTATCTCTAATCTTGTTGTTTCCAATATCAAAAACCTCCAGAAATGCACATCTTTCCAAGGATGTTGGAACTTTTCCTTCTAAGTCATTGTTGCTGACGTCTAAAGTTTTCAAATTGCAATTCAGAGCAAATGTATCAGCAAGGAAGCCACTTAGTTTGTTTCTCCCTAATTTCAACACTACGAGAAGGTCAGTCTTTTGGAGTAGACATGGAGGTATTTTGTTGTTCAAGGAGTTGTTTGACATATCAAGAAATTGAAGCTGATCTAGATTGCATATGGAAGATGGTATTGATCCCGTAAACATATTATTGCCAAGTGATAAGTAGATGAGAGAAGTAGGTAGGATGGGAAGATTGTCGTTGATCATGTTGGAATTCAAGTCCATAAACTGAAGAGTGGTAGACACGTTAGGATTTTCTAGAGACTCCAGGAGATTGCAAGAAAGATTCAGATAATAAACACTCCAAACCCAGCTGGGTATTTGTCCTTTAATGTTGTTAAGTGAAAGGTCTAAGTCCAACATACTAGAGTGGTTTGTAAGATCTGGAAACTTTTGCAACTCACATGAGGCCAACCTTATTACAGACAACTGGGGAAAGGGAAATGAGGTCGAATTACTACCTTGTACATCAATTCTCAAGTTGTTGTAAGAAAGGTCAAGCCAGTATAGTATGCATCAAATTCATGGACTTCTCCACTGAAGTGATTTTTCCGAAGATAAAGGATCTGCAATGAAGGGAGGGAAAGGAGAACTGACGGAACTGTCCCAGTGATGGAATTTTCGCATAAGTATAGAGACACAAGGTCTGAAAGGCTTCCAAAATGAGCAGAAGTAAGTGGACCTGTTAGATTATTAGTACAGAGGTCAATGCTATAGAGTTTCTTTGCCTTGTGAAAGAGTGGGATTGAGCCACTAAAGCTGTTGGATGACAAGTCAAGACCAACTAGGTCCGTGAGATTTCCCAGAGTCAATGGAATGGGCCCACTGAAATTGCATGAACTTAGAGCAAGCCGGGTCAAATTACTAAGATTACCAATTGAATCTGGAAGCCAACTGGTGAAACCCGTGAGGCTAAGAACTACTTCCCTTAATGCACTTCCCTGTGGAAATTCAGGTAAAGTGCCAGTAAGGTTTTCATTGTGTGATAAATCAAGCTCCTGTAGAGTTGGTAATTGAATGAGTTTACTGGGAAATGAACCGCGCAAGTTGCAACTCCGGAGACTCATGGTAGTTAATTTTGTAAAATTTACTAGAGATTCTGGAATATGGGACATATCACATATCCACCTAGAAATTTGAGGGAATTGAAAGAGTCCAATGAAGGCACCACAAAGACATGGAATACGTAACTAATTAAATTCATGGCTGCTCtacttttgatttttcaaaagATCAAGACAGCACCACCAATTTTTTTCTAGTCATGTGGTCCTATTTCAGACGTTTCAGTCCAAAATTTGATTAATCTTTTGTGAGGCGGGTTATCAGGACTGGATATTTAATTTCTTGGTTAAATATCCTCTCTGTACTAGTTTTCAGTTGACTTGAGTCCTGCATATTGCGCTAAGTCAACCTAAAGTAGTGTCATGCAGGACACTTAGTTTTCTTACTTTTCCTTTTTCTCCTTGGTGGGGCGGCATGAGCAAGTTGAACTGATGGTTTTCTTGAATCCAAATGACACTAATTACAACTATCTTTCTCATAATTTATTTTCTCTGGGATTTGAGCTTGTAATTCACAACGATACGAAGGGATTTACTAACTGTTTGAATGGTAAATTGAATTAAAATTCGAAACAGAGAAACTAATGAACTGAATTTCCTTTTTCATCTATTGAATTGAATCCCTAAACAAAACGAAACCCAGCGATGGCATAACGCCAAACTTGATATAGAGGGACACTAGCATGGAAAAAACTAAGATGCCCGATGTTTAAGACAAACTAAAGTTTGGTATGATTAACAATTGTTCTAGACGAGAATGTGGATTAATTTAACTGTGGTTACGTTATGTTGTACTTACTCAGTTGATGTAAACATTGGATGTAGATAAGATTTGGGGAAAGATCACGGATGCCCCCTCAAACCAAAATAATTACCCGCTCATACTCTCATGACTTTCGTACCctcataaaaaattaaaaatatttacccgaaatgCACCCCTAGTTATgatatggtatataaatatactgagatggtatcatgaaagatgcttcagtccttctcttagtcctccatgatatcatcatggtatataaatatattgagatggtatcatggaagatgcttcagtctttttcttagtcctccatgatactatcatggtatataaatatactgagatggtattatggatgattatgttcatttattcaaaaagACACACTTTTCTCGGGAAaaacctctatgataccatcatcttatatacatataccatgatggtatcatgaaggattGCTTTAGTCCTTCAATGAAACACTCCTCAAGACCATGGTACCACCATGATATACAAATATATTGacatggtatcatggaggattgtttcagtccttctcttagtcctccatgataccatcgtgatatataaatatactgtgaTGGTATCGCAAAGGAAGGGATTTGGCTGAGGGGTATGTCGAGTAAATATTTCCAGTCGATGGGGGTAGAAGCGAAAATAGTTTAGGAGGGGGTATGAACGGGCAAATATTTAATTTTTCAGGGGTGTTTAGTGATGTTTTCCCGTAAGTTTTTCTGACTGCATAGGTTAAGGAGCAGGCAGAAGCGCAGAGGTAGCCTGAGCCTAAGTGGGTATTTCCCCGATAATTTTGTTGTCTGAAAGGCCTAATTCCGATATC is drawn from Lycium barbarum isolate Lr01 chromosome 8, ASM1917538v2, whole genome shotgun sequence and contains these coding sequences:
- the LOC132608154 gene encoding receptor-like protein 7; protein product: MSLRSCNLRGSFPSKLIQLPTLQELDLSHNENLTGTLPEFPQGSALREVVLSLTGFTSWLPDSIGNLSNLTRLALSSCNFSGPIPLTLGNLTDLVGLDLSSNSFSGSIPLFHKAKKLYSIDLCTNNLTGPLTSAHFGSLSDLVSLYLCENSITGTVPSVLLSLPSLQILYLRKNHFSGEVHEFDAYYTGLTFLTTT
- the LOC132608153 gene encoding receptor like protein 22-like — encoded protein: MLDLDLSLNNIKGQIPSWVWSVYYLNLSCNLLESLENPNVSTTLQFMDLNSNMINDNLPILPTSLIYLSLGNNMFTGSIPSSICNLDQLQFLDMSNNSLNNKIPPCLLQKTDLLVVLKLGRNKLSGFLADTFALNCNLKTLDVSNNDLEGKVPTSLERCAFLEVFDIGNNKIRDTFPCTLKKISSLHVIVLRLNRFHGNLQCPIVNNQTWSKLQIVDLSSNNFSGDLLPQYFSNWKGMILSSNSKWGHQHLQVDFIMTFYNHNTVTLNLKGQLVEIVNIVEAFTSIDFSCNNFQGEIPEVLGDLKLLYLLNFSHNALTGNIPKALGKLTQLESLDFSVNQLSGRIPDELASLTFLSVLNLSFNQLSGRIPSGNQLQTFSADSFEGNIGLCDFPLKKTCSETKLTGSSQPNSHSEHDEIDGKYIGFALGSSVGFGIVIWLFLHCRRYNELVDRLLFRILGQHQKSGRNKIPRRSR